TCATGTTTTTAATAAGAAATGTTGCCTTTCTATCATTTATCATTCCATCTTTCACCAGCTTCACTTTTTCCAGCTGATATATTTTCCATCCTTTTATTATGCTTGGAGAAAAATCTGTCTTGACAATTGCATCCTTTCTTCTCCCGTCATTATACACGAATACTACAAACACCCTGCTTTCATCATCGTATTTCCACTTAGGCAATTCGAATGGGGGTTTGAACATGCTGTCTTCATCTGCTTCGGGCATCAACATTTCTCTGTTTTTAAAGCGATACTCGAATACATGCATCTGAACCATGGTATGTGAGATAACAAAATCTTTAAATATTTATGTTTGCTTGACCAAACAATGTTTGGTGAGCGAAACATGACCGACTCAAAGTATCTGAAGGAAGTATACCGTGCATATGAAAAAGGCGTACCGCTTGTGGGGCCTACATATCTTGGAAAAGTGGTTGGAGTGAATAAAGCCACAGCATATCAGTCCCTCCAAAAACTTGCAAGAATGAATTACGGTACCTATATAAAAAATAAAGGTTTTGTAGTAAATAATAGGGGCAAAGAAAATGCCAGAATCCTGATAAGGCGCCATAGACTGCTGGAATGCTTAATTGTTGATACTCTCGGCTTGTCCCCTTGTGAAGCATGTCGGGAAGCAGGCAATATTGATACTTTTATGGGGAAACATTTCGATATGGCACTTGAAAGGAAATACAGTGATCGCCATCTATGTCCATGCGGCAATGAGATTCCTTCGAGGTAGTGGAAAATGATGAAGCAAATACTCAGTGAACTCGAAAAGCATGCCCCATTCACTGCTTCTGGGGCACTTACAGGGATTATTATAATGGTTATACTGTTTCTTGCTAATCCCTTTTTCCATGTTTCCGAAGTTTCATCAACTATTTTTTACATATTGCACCCGACCCATGTGGCCTTAAGTGCAATTGTGACTACGGCAATATATAAATTGTACAGGCCTGATTGCAGGATTTCAACTGCGGTTGTAATCGGTTACATCGGCTCAATTGGAATTGCCACACTGAGTGATTCAATAATTCCTTTTATGGGCGAATTCCTGCTCAATTTCCCGAACAGGGGCGTTCATATAGGTTTCATTGAAGAGCCGTTGCTAACAAATCCTGCAGCATTTTTGGGCATCGCAATAGGTTTCTTAAGGCCGGCAACTAAATTCCCGCATTCCGGGCACGTGTTGATCAGCACATGGGCATCATTATTTCATATTATAATGGCAATGGGCCAAACTGTAAACTGGATTACGGCTGTTGCTATCTTCATATTCCTATTTCTGGCGGTCTGGGTACCCTGCTGTACGAGTGATATAGTATTTCCCCTTTTATTTATCCGGCGGGAGGAAAGCGGGTGAAAAAGTAAATAAGATATTTTCAAGTGGTTACAGATTATGAGGGTTAATTCTCACTTTTTTGGGCTTTATGTCATATATAATAATGTATCCGATTCCTGCCGAAAGCCAACTGATAGTTAGGCCGAAGAATCGTTGAATGCCCTAAAAGCAGATAGAACAACCCTATTAGCAACTTCCATGTATTTTATCATAATTTCCGTCATATGCAATACTCTCCTGGAATTTTTGGGAAGAGAGTTGCATGCCTTATATCCTTTAATCCGCAAATGAATCTCGTAAGTCTTTCTAACCCGATTCCAAAACCAGCAGATGGATGGATTCCTTTCTTAGCTATTTCAAGGTAAGGTAAAAAGGCGGATATATTCAATCCGCTTATTTTCATTCTCTCCCTTATCTTATTATACTCATATTCCCTCTCGCCACCAGAAAGCCCTTCTCCACATCCTTCGGGATATACCATATCCATATCTCTTAACAATCCTGGTTTATCTTCAAACTCTCTATCATAAAACTCTCTATTCCATATTGGAAAATCTGTAATCCAGAAAGGTTCCATTAATTCATTTGAGAGGACTATCTCGAATTCATTTCCATACCTTTTATACGCCTGATCGAATGTTATCCTTTTGAACGGTCTGGATGGAATTTTTAACTTTCT
This genomic interval from Candidatus Thermoplasmatota archaeon contains the following:
- a CDS encoding metal-dependent transcriptional regulator, which produces MTDSKYLKEVYRAYEKGVPLVGPTYLGKVVGVNKATAYQSLQKLARMNYGTYIKNKGFVVNNRGKENARILIRRHRLLECLIVDTLGLSPCEACREAGNIDTFMGKHFDMALERKYSDRHLCPCGNEIPSR